Part of the Chelmon rostratus isolate fCheRos1 chromosome 10, fCheRos1.pri, whole genome shotgun sequence genome is shown below.
ACAGACctcaaataaacattttatattaCCAATTTATTACAGCTCTTATAAAAACACAAGTTCGTTGCACAGGTATTACACTATTTCTCAACAAATACTGAACGTGGATTTACAACTAATCAGTAGTAACTAAGACGTTTGATGATATAATGACTCAGCATACAGGCTTCCTACAGGACAAGTTTACTACCGGTAGTCAGATCCCAACACTGCAAGTTAGAATAACATAatgaattcacattttaaagacacTTTCTGCATTGCAAATCTCCAATGCCATACATAATTTTATTTCTTAAACACCATAACATTAAAGTCGTTCACAACATATTGATGGTCAAACCTGAGCATCAATTAAATTCAGTTGTTGAAATTTCAAAAGGGACAATTTTCTCAACTCTTGAGCTTTCATCTCGGACACAATCTGCCTGGTACACTATGATAGATACATAACAACTTTCCTTTTTTAACAATAAACAACCAATTTCAGGCACTATAGGGTTCATGTGTAGAGGACACATTAGTATTCTGAACATACAGTCATGACAGATGGCAACAGTGTTTCCCTATGAGCACAAACTGATCtgaaacattacaaataaaagtacagtaATGCATTACATATACATACTCTATATGGTACGTATATATTGCATAATGTGTAGATGCAGTGAATCCGATAAACAGTACAGTTTCAGAGTGAGGTCAGGTTTGATGGCAATGCTCTTCCCACAGTAAAAATTAAATTGCTCTTCACGAGATGCTAAGACAATTACAGAGTAAGAATTAAAAACCAAATacatcagaaaaacaaacactgagactcATGTAAGACTGGAAGGAAGGAAACAGTGGAACAAACAAGAACACTTTCTCTGTATAACTCAGCAAGTTCCCACCCCCTGATTATTAGTTGCCCCCCACCTGTAAAACTCCTTAGGTGGTTGAGTGGtgcagaggaagtgaagaagcCATAGAACAAGGTTGTTTATTTGTGGTTTGAGGGCCAGGTAGAGGTTGAACCTGTTGGTGCTGGTCATGCTTCACTGAGCACCTGTCAATGGTCAAGAAGATACTGAGTGAAGAGTAGCAAATATTTAACAGTTTTCAACTGCACTCAAGCACATATtgcacacaaaccacaaatGAGAAACTATTTTAACAGCACCTACCTTTCTTGCAAACTCGGGGAGGACGAATGATGCTTTGTGAATTTCAGGGTTGTAATATTTAAGGTTCATATgttccatttcttcttctgacaGCGCTTTCACTGGTTCCTTGAAATGTGTTTcctaattggaaaaaaagaagtgaaacgTCTGTCATTTGATGGACATTCCCACCATCAAGAAAACAGCGGACAGGCTGCTGTGCTGGAATGGTTTTACAACAAGCCAGTCCCATTCACAGGCGATCTGACAACAATCAGTTGTGAGCTGGATGGTAAATGGAGAACGACTCGCACACTTACAGGATTTTTACTGCAGAGCATGAATCCAATTTGGCCACTGGGATAAGTTGGGATGGTGCTGTAGGCATATTCCACCACAGGGAATAGGGTCTTGCAGAAGGTTCGCATCTCCTTTATCAGCTCCAAATGGAGCCACTGACACTCTCCTGTGAAATTGCCACAGAGCGGAGGAAAGGGCACGTTAATTTCCCATCTGCCTTTTTTTGGCATTGTTGAGGTAAAGACTATATAAATGGGATATAACAGCTCCAGAGGAGTTCATAAAAGCTGTAGGTAAGAAACAGACTTTTAGGTAGACTTGAAAAGGGGCTGTAATTGTCATTTAGCAACACAGTTATGGCTTCTACTCCAGTCAGTACTTGACTAAAATTACTCATCAGCCTTTCCCCAATTTTTCACAGAAGTCTGTTGTGAAGTTACCCTGGGAACAAAGAATTCCACCATTTCTCAATGCCGCCTTCATCAGCTGATAGTAAGACTCCTTGAACAAACTCTCAGCAGGTCctgcaacaaaaaacagaactcAGAACAGAACTGCCTCCTCTGACAGGTGGTAAACAAAGATGCTACGACATAAAAGTGGCACTTACCGACAGGGTCTGAGGAATCGGTTATAATGACGTCGAAGGCATCCTGGTTCTGCTTCATGAATTCAAAGCCATCTCCAACATGGAGGGTGAGCTTGGGACTGAAAAACCCTTTGGCCATCCCTGGGAGGAACTTCTTCGATACGTTAATGACATCCTACACAGCAGACAACATCGACACTGAGACGAGCAGGCATCACTCAAGCGCAGTATTAGGAACAGTAATCAGTATAGCTCTTTAGAGAGCCGCTACAATCCTTGACAGTGTTGTTGCTCCCACCTCATCTATCTCACAAAGAACCGCCGACTCCACCAGCGGATTCTTCACCACTTCCCTCAGCACACCGCCATCTCCGCCGCCAATAATCAGCACCTGTATAAAGAGATAAGTGATTTATGTcaagacaggaaacatgtcTCATCCTAAGTGTAGCCATACTGCAGATGCATGACTTTCGCAACAATAGATCTGAGTGATACCTTCTTGGGAGAAGGGTGGCTGCACAGTGGAAGGTTGGCGATCATCTCTTGATAAGCAAACTCATCCCTCTCTGTGCACTGGATCACTCCATCCAGCACCAAGACATTCCCATAGGTTTTACTGAAAGATTGCGTTACAGCAAAGTATGAGGCACTTTTGAAGGCTTGAAATCTCTAAAGGTAAATTGACTCAGAATGTTTACATATCCTAACAACATTTATTCATAGAAGTTTTACAGGATGAAGCAGCAGATGTCTGacacattctttaaaaaaaatgctaccGTGATTCTCGTAAACCTGTCAGTTAGTCACAGTTACGAGTTATCGTTACTAACGTGACCGCAATGGCTACCAGTGATTAATTCACTACTTAGCTAGTTTGTTTGTGAGCTAAAACTTGATGCAAATGGAACAGGCAGCTACCCCCCGAAGAAACTTCT
Proteins encoded:
- the srm gene encoding spermidine synthase; the protein is MDHIKDGWFTEKCTLWPGQAMSLQVEEVLYNKKSKFQDVMVFKSKTYGNVLVLDGVIQCTERDEFAYQEMIANLPLCSHPSPKKVLIIGGGDGGVLREVVKNPLVESAVLCEIDEDVINVSKKFLPGMAKGFFSPKLTLHVGDGFEFMKQNQDAFDVIITDSSDPVGPAESLFKESYYQLMKAALRNGGILCSQGECQWLHLELIKEMRTFCKTLFPVVEYAYSTIPTYPSGQIGFMLCSKNPETHFKEPVKALSEEEMEHMNLKYYNPEIHKASFVLPEFARKVLSEA